GATGTTTAAAACATCGGATGCTGGGTTAGGATAAATTTCAGGTTTTGCAGACTTCCCTGATTCTTCAACTCCAAGGGTGAGATTGAGTAAATCTACTCCATAATCTTCAACTTCTCCATAGGTAAACGTACTACAGCCATCTGCAGGCATTGTTTGGCTGGAAACAATCCTCATGGTTACGCCACACAGTGTCACTGCTGCCAAACTTGGAATTGTAAAAACAGATACTGCCGGAGCAGCCTGAGTGATATTATTCGCCACCATAACTCTTTCGGTGGATTCAAAAATTCCGTTGGCATTAAGATCAATCCATGCCGTTACAGTGGTTGTACCCGGAGTTCCCGTCCACGTATTGGTCACTGAAAGTGTATTTCCTGTACTTCCTATAAAAAACTTGACCTTTCGGCTTACATCACTTCTGTAATCTGTATAATTGGAAGGCCCGGAATTGCTGACCATTGGAGAGGTAATTCCCGCAGAATTTACGGTCACATTGGAAATATGCATCAGGCTGGTATCTGTAGATACACTTGCACAATAATTAAGTGTTGTTGTAAAAAATACAGGATTAGACCATGTTCCCTGTACAGTACACAATTTTACCACCTGCACTTCATAAGTTGTACAAGGCTGCAGATTAGTAATAGTATAAGAATTTTGCCCAGCTACAGGAGTAGCCACCATCCAGATAGTGGATCCAGGTATTCTATATCTGATAAAATTATTCGGAGTATTGGGATCAGCAGTCCAGGTAACCGTTCCTGA
This region of Chryseobacterium culicis genomic DNA includes:
- a CDS encoding GEVED domain-containing protein — its product is MTKKLLYVFSFILGVSSFQANNKVEEESQPLFYCDTNAPTGVQVSTTLTSGTVTWTADPNTPNNFIRYRIPGSTIWMVATPVAGQNSYTITNLQPCTTYEVQVVKLCTVQGTWSNPVFFTTTLNYCASVSTDTSLMHISNVTVNSAGITSPMVSNSGPSNYTDYRSDVSRKVKFFIGSTGNTLSVTNTWTGTPGTTTVTAWIDLNANGIFESTERVMVANNITQAAPAVSVFTIPSLAAVTLCGVTMRIVSSQTMPADGCSTFTYGEVEDYGVDLLNLTLGVEESGKSAKPEIYPNPASDVLNISGISDVTDYEIYNAVGQKTGEGKVSDHKVNLSNLSKGMYFIQLKDKDNTIRLKFIKK